From Streptomyces sp. CMB-StM0423, a single genomic window includes:
- a CDS encoding dihydrofolate reductase family protein translates to MTATYTFDVFSSLDGFGAAGGDWTGYWGKQGPELLDRRLGLYSEEQRMVFGAQTHRLFAQMIADSSEGDDVRDPWVTRMTQLPATVVSTTLTEPLDWPDATVARGDAVDVVARMKEESDVPLRSHGSLSMNRALMAAGLVDRVQVTLFPVITGRSGLAPIFEGAADFDLDLIETRTLDSCIQELIYRPTLHG, encoded by the coding sequence ATGACCGCCACGTACACCTTCGACGTCTTCAGCAGCCTCGACGGCTTCGGCGCCGCCGGCGGCGACTGGACCGGCTACTGGGGCAAGCAGGGCCCCGAACTGCTCGACCGCCGCCTCGGCCTGTACAGCGAGGAGCAGCGGATGGTCTTCGGCGCCCAGACCCACCGGCTGTTCGCGCAGATGATCGCCGACAGCTCCGAGGGCGACGACGTGCGCGACCCGTGGGTCACCCGGATGACGCAACTGCCGGCGACCGTCGTGTCGACCACCCTGACGGAGCCCCTCGACTGGCCGGACGCGACCGTCGCGCGCGGCGACGCCGTCGACGTCGTCGCCCGGATGAAGGAGGAGTCGGACGTACCGCTGCGCTCGCACGGCAGCCTGTCGATGAACCGGGCCCTGATGGCCGCCGGCCTGGTCGACCGGGTGCAGGTCACGCTCTTTCCCGTGATCACCGGACGGTCCGGGCTCGCTCCGATCTTCGAGGGCGCGGCCGACTTCGACCTCGACCTGATCGAGACCCGGACCCTCGACAGCTGCATCCAGGAGCTGATCTACCGGCCCACCCTGCACGGCTGA